The genome window GCCGCATGGGCGCGTGGATGCTGGGCGACTCGGCGCTGGCGCACGCCGTGCTGGCGCGCAGCATGCCGGAGCTGGATACCCAGCTGCGCTTCGTGCAGGACGCCACCGACAAGCGCGACGGCACGCCTGTCAAGGCGCTTGCCTACTGCTTCTGCGGCTTCTGATGCCGGCGTGAGGCGCGCTCGCCACCTGGCAGGCGCGCTGCAAGCAATGAACGACGCCGGCCGATGCCGGCGTTTTCATTTTCCGGTTGCGGCGTCGATCACGGCGTTGTGCGCGGCCGCGGCCTGCTCGGTGCCGAGCTGCGCCTGCCTGGCGCGGTCCAGCGGCTGCGCGATCGCCGCGCGCAGCGCGCCGGCCTGTGGTTCGGGCGGTTTGTCTGGCGGTTTCGGCGGTGACGGCTTGCACGCGGCGAGCGCGGCCAGCAGCGAGAGTGCCAACGTCAGCAAGCGCGATGAACGGTGCATAGGGGCGACCTGGTTGAGCGTGGGCGTTATCCTACGCCCACCCCGGCGCAGACAGGCAAGACGATGCAGCAACGTTGGCGGCTGGACGGACAGACCGCATTGATCACCGGCGCCAGCGTCGGCATCGGCCTGGCGATCGCGCGCGAACTGCTCGGCCTCGGCGCCGAGCTGATGCTGGTGGCGCGCGACATCGATACGCTGGAAGCGGCGCGCGACGAACTGGCCGATGCCTATCCGGAGCGGCGCATCCTGGCGTTGGCCGCGGACGTGGCTGATGACGAGGACCGGCGCGAGATCCTGGACTGGGTCGAGGACCACGCCGACGGCCTGCACCTGCTGATCAACAACGCCGGCGGCAATCTGAGCAAGGCTGCGGTGGACTACACCGAAGACGAGTGGCGCGGCATCTTCGAGACCAACCTGTTCTCGGCGTTCGAGCTATCGCGCTATGCGCATCCGTTGCTGGCGCAGCACGCGGCCGCGGCGATCGTCAATGTCGGCAGCGTGTCCGGGCTGACCCACGTGCGCAGCGGCGCGCCCTACGGCATGACCAAGGCCGCGCTGCACCAGCTGACCCGCAACCTGGCCGCCGAGTGGGCCGAGGACGGGATCCGGGTCAATGCGGTGGCGCCGTGGTACATCCGCACCCGCCGCACGTCCGGGCCGCTGTCGGATCCGGACTACTACGAGCAGGTGATCGAGCGCACGCCGATGCGGCGGATCGGCGAGCCGGAGGAAGTGGCGGCCG of Xanthomonas translucens pv. cerealis contains these proteins:
- a CDS encoding SDR family oxidoreductase, yielding MQQRWRLDGQTALITGASVGIGLAIARELLGLGAELMLVARDIDTLEAARDELADAYPERRILALAADVADDEDRREILDWVEDHADGLHLLINNAGGNLSKAAVDYTEDEWRGIFETNLFSAFELSRYAHPLLAQHAAAAIVNVGSVSGLTHVRSGAPYGMTKAALHQLTRNLAAEWAEDGIRVNAVAPWYIRTRRTSGPLSDPDYYEQVIERTPMRRIGEPEEVAAAVGFLCLPAASYITGECIAVDGGFLRYGF